Proteins from one Sphingobium herbicidovorans genomic window:
- a CDS encoding TonB-dependent siderophore receptor, whose product MKNEGMMKIGVALMALAVVQPAWADEAQSPEGAEASKDGIVVTARSGTKTETPPIEVPQPVTVISDRTYLSQGAISISDTVRYAAGVTANAYGRDTRVDSFVIRGISALQFRDGMRDIFSYYASVTSDPYNFSQVEIVRGPASVLFGQGSIGGLVNLVSKTPTFQTGGELSVVYGSYDRKEAMGDVNVALSDTLAVRAVGRVRDADTYVDNVPDDRVFFSPSIRWQPTPDTDITLLGLYQKDKSGSTSQFLPIVGTFRPNPNNSEALDPFLFVGKPGWDRYDGRMLQGGGSLTQRFGDNVELNVKARYIDSNLSYFTHYANSYTNPTNPYLDPAGRTIGLYSDGSEARMNVFSTDNNLLFKFNTGSQIEHKLLVGVDYSWNKVRKVGGFGYEVVDLYDIDYDALTIPPLDGTPERTSQKQLGIYVQDQIRMWDRVSVVLGARRDRVTTAGSPVKDNATTFRAGIIGEIGAGFSPFFSYTESFLPIAMTVDGGGPAKPQRGTQYEAGVKWQPEPNTMLTVTAFHIKEINRILYGAGSSVTQSGEITTKGIEFEASHRLPEDFELLVNYGYNKLVSHDTDYFDYLPRHNASIWATKTFGMRDGAQLRLGAGVNYIGKRESIGPAWTIVTPSYTLVDALAEINWNNWRFAINATNLLNKQYFASCLSRGDCFVGAPRNVMGTATFRF is encoded by the coding sequence ATGAAGAATGAGGGCATGATGAAGATCGGCGTCGCGCTTATGGCGTTGGCGGTGGTTCAGCCAGCATGGGCCGATGAAGCGCAATCCCCCGAAGGCGCAGAAGCAAGTAAGGATGGCATCGTCGTCACAGCGCGCTCGGGCACCAAGACCGAAACACCCCCGATCGAGGTTCCCCAGCCAGTCACCGTGATCAGCGACCGGACATATTTGTCGCAGGGTGCGATCAGCATCAGCGATACCGTGCGATATGCCGCTGGTGTGACGGCAAATGCCTATGGCCGCGACACGCGCGTCGATAGCTTCGTCATTCGCGGCATCAGCGCGCTGCAGTTCCGCGACGGCATGCGCGATATTTTCAGCTATTACGCCAGTGTCACCTCCGACCCCTATAATTTCTCGCAGGTGGAAATCGTGCGCGGCCCGGCTTCCGTGCTCTTTGGTCAGGGTTCGATTGGCGGGCTTGTCAACCTGGTGTCCAAGACGCCGACCTTCCAGACCGGCGGCGAGCTGTCGGTCGTCTATGGCAGCTATGACCGCAAGGAAGCGATGGGCGATGTGAACGTCGCGCTGTCCGACACGCTTGCTGTCCGCGCCGTAGGCCGGGTGCGTGACGCGGACACCTATGTCGACAATGTTCCCGATGATCGCGTATTCTTCTCGCCCTCGATCCGTTGGCAGCCGACGCCGGACACGGACATCACGCTGCTTGGGCTTTACCAAAAGGACAAGAGCGGTTCGACGTCGCAGTTCCTGCCGATCGTCGGCACCTTCCGTCCCAATCCGAACAACAGCGAAGCGCTTGACCCCTTCCTGTTCGTCGGCAAGCCCGGCTGGGACCGCTATGACGGCCGCATGCTTCAGGGTGGCGGATCGCTGACGCAGCGTTTTGGCGACAATGTCGAACTGAATGTGAAGGCTCGATATATCGACAGCAATCTCAGCTATTTCACGCATTATGCAAATAGCTATACCAATCCGACCAATCCTTATCTGGACCCCGCAGGGCGCACGATTGGTTTGTATAGCGACGGCAGCGAAGCGCGGATGAATGTCTTTTCGACCGACAATAATCTGCTGTTCAAGTTCAACACCGGGTCTCAGATAGAACATAAGCTGTTGGTCGGCGTCGATTATAGCTGGAACAAGGTGCGCAAGGTCGGAGGCTTTGGCTATGAGGTGGTCGATCTCTACGACATCGATTATGACGCACTTACCATTCCGCCGCTTGACGGCACTCCAGAGCGGACATCGCAAAAGCAACTTGGCATCTACGTGCAGGACCAGATCCGCATGTGGGACCGCGTATCGGTCGTGCTGGGCGCGCGGCGCGATCGGGTCACGACCGCAGGATCGCCGGTCAAGGACAATGCGACGACATTCCGCGCGGGGATCATCGGAGAGATTGGCGCGGGCTTCTCGCCATTCTTCAGCTATACTGAAAGCTTCTTGCCAATTGCCATGACGGTTGACGGTGGCGGTCCGGCCAAGCCGCAGCGCGGCACGCAATATGAAGCGGGCGTCAAGTGGCAGCCAGAACCGAACACGATGCTGACAGTCACCGCCTTCCATATCAAGGAAATCAACCGCATCCTCTATGGAGCGGGCAGTTCGGTTACCCAGTCGGGCGAAATCACCACCAAGGGTATCGAGTTCGAAGCAAGCCACCGGTTGCCCGAAGATTTCGAGCTGCTGGTGAATTATGGCTATAACAAGCTGGTGTCGCACGACACCGACTATTTCGACTATCTGCCCCGCCACAACGCGTCGATCTGGGCGACCAAGACCTTCGGGATGCGGGACGGCGCACAGCTTCGTCTGGGCGCGGGCGTCAACTATATCGGCAAGCGCGAGTCGATCGGCCCGGCCTGGACCATCGTCACGCCCAGCTATACGCTGGTGGACGCGCTGGCGGAGATCAACTGGAACAATTGGCGCTTCGCGATCAATGCGACCAACTTGCTGAACAAACAATATTTCGCGTCGTGCCTGTCGCGCGGCGATTGTTTCGTGGGCGCACCGCGCAATGTCATGGGAACGGCTACTTTCCGCTTCTGA
- a CDS encoding SDR family NAD(P)-dependent oxidoreductase, giving the protein MARLDGKVAIVTGAGRLGNIGAAVCDAFLREGARAVIATDLRMDAGAELTADMDGKHGAGRYRLAQQDVTLEADWAALVETVLAEFGAIDILVNNAGISIHGGIETTSLEDLRKVMAVNHDSGFLGMKYCAPALADTIKRFPGGGSVINTVSMASYMPNANNIGYHVSKSAQRMLTLCGAVEFGPKRIRVNSVHPGQTTTPLLKEGYEEYARLGFYESSEAGIQDLVKMCPLGIESFPEDTAHAFVYLASDESRFVTGASIYHDGGLARHF; this is encoded by the coding sequence ATGGCGCGTTTGGATGGAAAGGTGGCAATCGTAACGGGTGCTGGCCGCCTGGGGAATATTGGGGCGGCAGTGTGCGACGCCTTTCTGCGAGAGGGTGCTCGCGCCGTTATCGCAACCGATCTGCGGATGGACGCCGGCGCAGAGCTGACCGCCGATATGGACGGCAAACATGGCGCCGGTCGATACCGGTTGGCGCAGCAGGATGTGACGCTGGAGGCGGACTGGGCGGCATTGGTCGAAACGGTCCTGGCCGAATTCGGCGCTATCGACATTCTTGTAAACAATGCGGGAATTTCGATCCATGGCGGCATCGAAACCACATCCCTGGAGGATTTGCGCAAGGTCATGGCGGTCAACCATGACAGCGGCTTTTTGGGCATGAAATATTGCGCGCCAGCACTGGCGGACACGATCAAGCGCTTTCCCGGCGGCGGATCCGTGATCAACACGGTGTCGATGGCCTCTTACATGCCCAACGCCAACAATATCGGATACCATGTGTCGAAATCGGCGCAGCGCATGCTGACTTTGTGCGGGGCGGTTGAGTTCGGACCCAAGCGAATTCGCGTCAATTCAGTGCATCCGGGGCAGACCACCACGCCGCTGCTGAAGGAAGGTTATGAGGAATATGCGCGTCTGGGCTTTTATGAATCGAGCGAGGCGGGCATCCAGGATCTGGTGAAAATGTGCCCGCTTGGCATCGAAAGCTTCCCGGAAGATACGGCGCATGCGTTCGTCTATTTGGCATCGGACGAGTCCCGTTTCGTCACGGGCGCGTCCATCTATCATGACGGCGGGCTGGCGCGGCATTTCTGA
- a CDS encoding TetR/AcrR family transcriptional regulator, which produces MHEQDRQSRAGRPKSEEVEIRAQALLEVAEQALIELGYEHATLQIIAGRAKVSKKTIYAKYGGKPGLLRAVLDRMADRNMATDLRLLDRDDPAEGLYEWARMIMRSTRTPAAHAITAISMREGLRFPEFRNAMEEARKVRQQAPLKAYLERLQARGLIRPVDCDEIASLFLWALSQDMVAAVSAGTVQPLSDKEADEKARRIAKLIARGLAPGAD; this is translated from the coding sequence ATGCATGAGCAGGACAGGCAAAGCAGGGCGGGAAGACCGAAGTCGGAAGAGGTCGAAATCCGTGCTCAGGCGCTGCTGGAAGTAGCGGAACAGGCGCTGATCGAACTGGGCTATGAACATGCCACGCTTCAGATCATCGCCGGCCGCGCCAAGGTCTCAAAAAAGACAATCTATGCCAAATATGGCGGCAAGCCCGGATTGCTCCGCGCGGTGCTTGATCGGATGGCGGATCGGAACATGGCGACCGACCTGCGCCTGCTCGACCGCGACGACCCCGCCGAAGGTCTCTATGAATGGGCGCGAATGATCATGCGCAGCACCCGGACTCCCGCCGCCCATGCCATCACTGCAATCAGCATGCGCGAAGGGCTTCGCTTCCCCGAATTTCGAAACGCGATGGAGGAAGCCCGCAAGGTTCGGCAGCAAGCGCCGCTGAAAGCCTATCTGGAACGGCTTCAGGCAAGGGGCCTGATCCGCCCGGTCGATTGCGACGAGATTGCATCGCTGTTCCTGTGGGCTTTGTCGCAGGACATGGTCGCCGCCGTGTCCGCTGGCACGGTTCAGCCATTGTCCGACAAGGAAGCCGACGAAAAGGCCCGGCGCATCGCGAAACTTATCGCGCGCGGACTGGCTCCCGGCGCAGACTGA
- a CDS encoding TetR/AcrR family transcriptional regulator, protein MGRRSDHSREELEALILAEGHRHMAEGGFAKFSSREVAKRIGYSVGTLYNLFISYDRLVAAINTRTFDLWAQWLEQRLAHNPKDRIAALVEGYFSFASENRNIWMAIYDHRLPEGVPMPEDYAERRARLTDIVVREVAAVLPTDHKDAAPRLARSLVATVHGHCTFALNGSFALLGETDPLGLATARVKECLGAAGARL, encoded by the coding sequence ATGGGCAGACGATCGGACCATAGCCGCGAAGAACTGGAGGCCCTGATCCTGGCCGAGGGTCACCGCCACATGGCCGAAGGCGGCTTCGCCAAATTCTCATCCCGAGAGGTCGCCAAGCGCATCGGCTATTCTGTCGGTACACTCTATAATTTATTCATTAGTTATGACCGTCTGGTCGCCGCGATCAACACACGCACCTTCGACCTTTGGGCCCAATGGCTCGAACAACGCCTCGCGCATAATCCAAAGGACAGGATCGCCGCGCTCGTGGAGGGCTATTTCAGCTTCGCGTCGGAAAACCGCAATATCTGGATGGCGATCTACGACCATCGGTTGCCGGAGGGCGTGCCCATGCCTGAGGATTATGCGGAGCGGCGCGCTCGCCTGACCGACATCGTCGTGCGGGAAGTCGCGGCGGTCCTGCCAACGGATCATAAGGATGCCGCCCCCCGCCTGGCGCGCTCGCTAGTCGCGACGGTCCACGGCCATTGCACCTTCGCGCTCAACGGCAGCTTCGCGCTGCTCGGCGAAACCGATCCGCTCGGGTTGGCGACCGCTCGCGTAAAGGAATGCCTGGGCGCTGCCGGGGCAAGGCTGTAG
- a CDS encoding acyl-[ACP]--phospholipid O-acyltransferase, producing MSAPDLSLLGKRRFAPLFVVQFLGAFNDNLLKFALLFLANFGLYRAEPDKAEILATIATGLFILPYFLFSALAGQLADAWDKAKLVRGVKAAEIVIMGLAVTGFWMESVPLLLSCLFLMGLHSTIFGPIKFSILPQHLKPQEIMGGTGLIEAGTFLAILSGQLVAGVIAPLQAGLVAVTIAIVGFLASLAVPPAPTVAPDLRIERNIFKSTWQILKSARHGRGVWLSILGISWFFAVGAVLLAEFAPLVSGVLKARQEVATLFLLIFSVSVALGSMLVNRLLGGQVSARFVPVAALALAGFMIDLWLSTSGYLALHQAAGIAEFVRSAGSWRIMADLSGIAFAGGMFIVPLYAILQTHSPREERSRTIAANNIVNAAVTVVVVSAVTAMLARGESVPGIIGVMGFATLVVALISCWLLPETVIKSVVRGLLRLFYRVEVHGAENMPGIGQPAVVVVNHVSFLDGLLLAAFLPGKPTFAVHTRIARAWWLKPFLPLFDAFPVDPTNPLSAKAMVKAVREGRTLVIFPEGRITVTGALMKIFDGPGMVADKADAPIIPVRIDGAQFTPFSRLKDKVRLRRFPRIQLTVLPPRRFTIEGEMTARARRAIAGRRLYDEMSQMMFATSDTDRTLFEALLEAQHVHGRSALVVEDVKREPLSYGRLVTGALVLERALRSATRQGEAIGVLLPNVSTVAVAFFALQAGGRVPAMLNFTAGLANLKAACTAAQIRTIVTARAFVEQGKLGDVVAGLEAEGVRFLWLEDVASGIGSGAKLRGLIASRVAGRAHKWLKISPDDAAVILFTSGSEGLPKGVVLTHRNLLSNCRQLAARIDFNSSDVVLNALPVFHSFGLTGGTLLPIFHGVRTLLYPSPLHYRIVPALAYDANATILFGTDTFLSGYARMAHGYDFYSLRYIFAGAERVRDETRKIYAEKFGLRILEGYGATEAGPVIAVNTPMHYRAGSVGRLLPGIEARLDDVPGISEGGRLSIRGPNIMAGYMKADAPGLLQPPEGGWHDTGDIVTIDDQGFVTIRGRAKRFAKIGGEMISLPAVEGYASALWPDADHAVVTRPDPRKGEQLVLFTTARDAKAAALQAWGKANGVAELAIPRDIRVLDALPLLGTGKTDYASMTQLAG from the coding sequence ATGTCGGCACCTGATCTGTCTTTGCTGGGAAAGCGCCGTTTCGCGCCCCTGTTCGTGGTTCAGTTCCTGGGCGCGTTCAACGATAATCTGTTGAAGTTCGCGCTGCTGTTCCTTGCCAATTTCGGGCTGTATCGCGCCGAACCGGACAAGGCGGAAATATTGGCGACCATCGCCACGGGCCTGTTCATCCTGCCCTATTTCCTTTTTTCCGCGCTCGCCGGACAGCTGGCCGACGCGTGGGACAAGGCGAAGCTGGTACGCGGCGTCAAGGCGGCTGAAATCGTCATCATGGGGTTGGCGGTCACAGGCTTCTGGATGGAATCGGTGCCGCTGCTGCTGTCCTGCCTGTTCCTGATGGGGCTGCATTCGACCATCTTCGGCCCGATCAAATTTTCGATCCTGCCGCAGCATTTGAAGCCGCAGGAAATCATGGGCGGCACGGGCCTGATCGAGGCAGGGACGTTCCTTGCGATCCTGAGCGGCCAGCTGGTCGCCGGGGTGATCGCGCCCCTGCAAGCAGGATTGGTGGCCGTCACCATTGCGATTGTCGGCTTCCTTGCCAGCCTGGCGGTGCCGCCCGCACCTACGGTGGCGCCGGACCTGCGGATAGAGCGCAACATATTCAAAAGCACCTGGCAGATACTGAAGTCGGCACGGCATGGACGCGGCGTGTGGCTGTCGATCCTTGGCATCAGTTGGTTCTTTGCCGTGGGCGCGGTCCTGCTGGCGGAGTTCGCCCCGCTGGTGAGCGGTGTGCTGAAGGCGCGGCAGGAGGTGGCGACCCTGTTCCTGCTGATCTTTTCGGTCAGCGTCGCGCTGGGGTCGATGCTGGTGAACCGGCTGCTCGGCGGGCAAGTGTCTGCGCGGTTCGTGCCGGTGGCGGCATTGGCGCTGGCGGGTTTCATGATCGACTTGTGGCTGTCGACGAGCGGTTATCTGGCGCTGCATCAAGCCGCAGGGATCGCCGAGTTCGTCCGGTCGGCCGGCAGCTGGCGGATCATGGCCGATCTTTCCGGCATCGCCTTTGCCGGTGGCATGTTCATCGTGCCGCTCTACGCCATTCTCCAGACGCACAGCCCGCGTGAGGAACGGTCGCGCACCATTGCGGCAAACAATATCGTCAATGCCGCAGTCACTGTCGTCGTGGTTTCGGCGGTGACGGCGATGCTGGCGCGCGGAGAAAGCGTGCCCGGCATCATCGGCGTCATGGGATTTGCGACGCTGGTCGTGGCGCTCATCAGTTGCTGGCTGTTGCCTGAAACGGTGATCAAGTCGGTCGTACGCGGACTGCTGCGGCTCTTCTACCGGGTCGAGGTGCATGGCGCTGAAAACATGCCCGGCATCGGTCAACCGGCGGTCGTGGTGGTGAACCATGTATCGTTCCTCGACGGGCTGCTGCTCGCCGCCTTCCTGCCGGGCAAGCCGACATTTGCCGTGCATACGCGCATCGCGAGGGCATGGTGGCTCAAACCCTTTCTGCCGCTGTTCGACGCCTTTCCGGTTGATCCCACCAACCCGCTGTCAGCCAAGGCGATGGTCAAGGCGGTGCGCGAAGGGCGGACGCTGGTGATTTTCCCGGAAGGGCGCATCACCGTCACCGGCGCGCTGATGAAGATATTCGACGGCCCCGGCATGGTCGCGGACAAGGCGGACGCGCCGATCATCCCGGTGCGGATCGACGGTGCGCAGTTCACGCCTTTCTCGCGCCTGAAGGACAAGGTACGGCTGCGGCGCTTCCCCCGCATCCAGCTGACCGTGCTGCCGCCCCGGCGTTTCACGATAGAGGGCGAGATGACGGCGCGGGCGCGGCGGGCCATCGCCGGGCGACGGCTCTATGATGAAATGAGCCAGATGATGTTCGCGACGTCGGACACGGACAGGACATTGTTCGAGGCGCTGCTGGAGGCGCAGCATGTCCATGGCCGCAGCGCGCTGGTCGTCGAGGATGTGAAGCGCGAACCGTTGAGTTATGGCCGGTTGGTGACGGGCGCTCTGGTGCTCGAACGGGCGCTGCGCTCCGCGACGCGGCAGGGAGAGGCGATCGGCGTGCTGCTGCCCAATGTCTCGACGGTCGCAGTGGCGTTCTTCGCCTTGCAGGCTGGCGGGCGCGTGCCTGCGATGCTGAACTTCACGGCGGGGCTTGCCAATCTGAAGGCGGCCTGCACGGCGGCGCAGATCCGCACGATCGTTACCGCGCGCGCTTTTGTCGAGCAAGGCAAATTGGGCGATGTGGTGGCCGGACTGGAGGCGGAAGGCGTTCGCTTCCTTTGGCTGGAGGATGTGGCCAGCGGCATTGGCTCCGGGGCCAAGCTGCGCGGCCTGATCGCCAGCCGCGTTGCCGGGCGCGCGCATAAGTGGCTCAAAATCTCGCCCGACGATGCGGCGGTCATTCTTTTCACCAGCGGGTCGGAGGGGCTGCCCAAGGGCGTGGTGCTGACGCATCGCAATCTGCTGTCCAACTGTCGCCAGCTCGCGGCGCGGATCGATTTCAATTCTTCCGATGTCGTGCTGAATGCGTTGCCGGTGTTCCACAGCTTCGGGCTGACCGGCGGCACGTTGCTGCCGATTTTCCACGGCGTGCGCACGCTGCTCTATCCCAGCCCGCTGCATTATCGGATCGTGCCTGCGCTGGCCTATGACGCCAATGCGACGATCCTGTTCGGCACCGATACCTTCCTGTCGGGCTATGCGCGCATGGCGCATGGCTATGATTTTTATTCGCTGCGCTACATTTTCGCGGGCGCGGAACGGGTTCGGGACGAGACCCGCAAGATCTACGCGGAAAAATTCGGGCTGCGAATATTGGAAGGCTATGGCGCGACGGAGGCAGGGCCGGTGATCGCGGTCAACACGCCCATGCACTACCGCGCCGGATCGGTCGGGCGATTGCTGCCGGGAATAGAGGCGCGGCTGGACGATGTGCCGGGCATCAGCGAGGGCGGGCGGCTTTCGATCCGGGGGCCGAACATCATGGCGGGTTACATGAAGGCGGACGCGCCGGGGCTGTTGCAACCGCCAGAGGGCGGATGGCACGATACCGGCGACATCGTGACCATCGACGATCAGGGTTTCGTGACGATCCGCGGCCGCGCCAAGCGTTTTGCCAAGATCGGGGGCGAGATGATCTCGCTGCCTGCGGTGGAAGGCTATGCTTCGGCGCTGTGGCCGGATGCCGATCATGCCGTGGTGACGCGTCCAGACCCGCGCAAGGGGGAGCAACTGGTGCTGTTCACCACCGCGCGCGACGCGAAGGCTGCGGCGTTGCAGGCGTGGGGCAAGGCGAACGGGGTGGCGGAACTCGCCATTCCGCGCGACATTCGCGTGCTGGATGCGTTGCCGCTACTTGGCACGGGCAAGACCGATTATGCGTCGATGACGCAATTGGCTGGCTAG
- a CDS encoding Lrp/AsnC family transcriptional regulator: MKPANQIDQIDRKILSALQSDATLSHAELADRVGASTASCWRRIKALEAAGILTGSVRLVNPEKIDRGVNVLCNIRMRSHARDARQAFEEFVNSRPEIVECFSMSGEWDYLLRIVVADVADYNLFLMHTLLGQADVANAASHFALSMTKYTTALPV, translated from the coding sequence ATGAAACCCGCCAATCAGATAGACCAGATCGACCGCAAAATTCTGTCAGCGCTCCAAAGCGATGCGACCCTCAGCCATGCGGAACTGGCGGACAGGGTTGGCGCGTCCACAGCCTCCTGCTGGCGCCGCATCAAGGCGCTGGAGGCCGCCGGGATCCTCACCGGCTCCGTGCGCCTCGTCAACCCGGAGAAGATCGACCGTGGTGTGAACGTGCTGTGCAACATCCGCATGCGCAGTCATGCCCGCGACGCGCGACAGGCCTTTGAGGAGTTCGTGAACAGCCGTCCCGAAATCGTCGAATGCTTCTCCATGTCGGGCGAGTGGGACTATCTGCTCCGCATAGTCGTAGCGGACGTCGCCGACTATAATCTGTTCCTGATGCACACGCTGCTAGGGCAAGCCGATGTCGCCAACGCGGCATCCCATTTCGCCCTGTCGATGACCAAATATACGACCGCCTTGCCGGTCTGA
- the phhA gene encoding phenylalanine 4-monooxygenase: MSQHAPERPADAAEDWTIPQDWGAYTAQDHAMWDRLFARQAAMLPGRAVKEFMDGLGVLHMTKPGIPDFDELSERLMKLTGWQVVAVPGLVPDRLFFEHLANRRFVAGRFIRTPEQLDYLQEPDVFHDVFGHVPLLAHPVFADYMQAYGEGGLRADSLGAIDRLARLYWYTVEFGLIRQGEELRLYGAGILSSYGESIFARDDPSPNRIGFDLKRLMRTRYRIDDYQQSYFVIDSFDDLLRQTVEMDFAPLYEELQQESDLGTADILPQDIVFNRGTQAYARSRMGACPA, encoded by the coding sequence ATGTCGCAACATGCTCCAGAACGTCCGGCGGACGCCGCCGAGGACTGGACGATCCCGCAAGATTGGGGCGCTTACACGGCGCAGGATCATGCGATGTGGGACCGGCTGTTTGCGCGTCAGGCGGCGATGCTGCCGGGGAGGGCGGTGAAGGAGTTCATGGACGGACTTGGCGTGCTTCACATGACGAAGCCGGGTATTCCCGATTTCGACGAACTGTCGGAGCGGCTGATGAAACTGACCGGCTGGCAGGTGGTGGCGGTGCCGGGTCTGGTGCCTGACCGTCTGTTCTTCGAACATCTCGCCAATCGCCGTTTCGTCGCGGGGCGCTTTATACGGACTCCCGAGCAGCTGGACTATCTTCAGGAACCGGATGTATTCCACGATGTATTCGGCCATGTGCCGCTGCTCGCCCATCCGGTGTTCGCTGATTATATGCAGGCCTATGGCGAGGGAGGTCTTCGCGCCGACAGTCTTGGCGCAATAGATCGTCTGGCCCGGCTATATTGGTACACGGTCGAATTCGGGCTTATCCGGCAGGGCGAAGAACTTAGACTCTATGGCGCGGGAATCCTGTCGTCCTACGGGGAGTCGATATTTGCGCGGGACGATCCGTCGCCCAATCGCATCGGCTTTGACCTCAAGCGGCTGATGCGGACCCGTTATCGCATCGACGACTATCAGCAGAGCTATTTCGTGATCGACAGTTTCGACGACCTGCTGCGGCAGACGGTCGAGATGGATTTCGCGCCGCTCTACGAAGAACTGCAGCAGGAAAGCGACCTGGGGACGGCAGACATCCTGCCTCAGGATATAGTGTTCAACCGGGGCACGCAGGCATATGCCCGGTCTAGAATGGGAGCATGCCCCGCATGA
- the hppD gene encoding 4-hydroxyphenylpyruvate dioxygenase — MPRMTANPLGLNGFEFVEFTSPDPDGMAEQFGQLGFVPTHRHPVKNITRYKQGRINLMLNRDDAGRVAAFRGEHGPSASAMAFRVADPVAAMKWAVDHGAKPTEEDDTVIQGIGGSYLYFVQDGADLYAEWAEFPGWREAEAANSVGLDLLDHLTHNVRRGHMRVWSQFYRTLFNFEEQKYFDIKGQATGLFSQAMIAPDRAIRIPLNESQDDNSQIEEFIRQYHGEGIQHLALTTGDIYGTVEKLRARGVRLQDTIDTYYELVDKRVPGHGEDLERLRKNRILIDGDAEEEGILLQIFTENMFGPIFFEIIQRKGNEGFGNGNFQALFESIELDQIRRGVITVGEGA, encoded by the coding sequence ATGCCCCGCATGACCGCCAATCCGCTTGGCCTGAACGGCTTTGAATTCGTGGAATTTACGTCGCCCGATCCCGACGGGATGGCCGAACAGTTCGGGCAACTGGGCTTCGTGCCGACGCATCGCCATCCGGTGAAGAATATCACCCGGTACAAGCAGGGCCGCATCAACCTGATGCTCAACCGCGACGATGCGGGGCGGGTTGCCGCCTTTCGCGGGGAGCATGGGCCATCCGCCAGCGCCATGGCCTTTCGCGTCGCCGATCCCGTTGCAGCGATGAAATGGGCGGTCGATCATGGCGCGAAGCCCACGGAGGAAGACGACACGGTCATCCAGGGTATTGGCGGGTCCTATCTCTATTTCGTTCAGGACGGGGCGGACCTGTATGCCGAATGGGCGGAGTTTCCGGGCTGGCGCGAGGCGGAGGCCGCGAACAGTGTCGGGCTGGACCTGCTCGACCACCTTACCCACAATGTCCGGCGCGGGCATATGCGGGTATGGAGCCAATTCTACCGCACGCTCTTCAATTTCGAGGAGCAGAAATATTTCGATATCAAGGGGCAGGCGACCGGCCTGTTCAGCCAGGCGATGATCGCGCCCGACCGGGCAATCCGCATCCCGCTCAATGAAAGCCAGGATGACAATAGCCAGATCGAGGAATTCATCCGCCAATATCATGGCGAGGGTATCCAGCATCTGGCCCTGACCACCGGCGATATATACGGCACGGTCGAAAAGCTGCGCGCGCGGGGCGTGCGGTTACAGGACACAATCGACACCTATTATGAACTGGTCGACAAACGCGTGCCGGGCCATGGCGAGGATCTGGAGCGGTTGAGGAAGAACCGCATCCTGATCGACGGCGATGCGGAGGAAGAGGGCATATTGCTCCAGATTTTCACCGAAAACATGTTCGGCCCGATCTTTTTCGAAATCATCCAGCGCAAGGGCAATGAGGGTTTCGGCAACGGCAACTTCCAGGCGCTGTTCGAAAGCATCGAGCTGGATCAGATCAGGCGCGGCGTCATCACCGTGGGCGAGGGAGCCTGA
- a CDS encoding hemerythrin domain-containing protein has protein sequence MSVLDRIVAAVTPPESEQDRVKARQRARAAAAPGDWLDQILHHHEQIEAAFAQAQAATDAQSRTQAQRKLAALLTGHSSAEEAVIYPQLSSGHKTHMAMAYEEQQAAKVELALLETLDPLSQDWREKLEHIRGAVAHHVYEEENDRFLHLKEELPAPDQDRMTARYREEMSRYDSGL, from the coding sequence ATGTCCGTACTCGACAGGATCGTTGCAGCCGTCACGCCGCCCGAAAGCGAACAGGACCGGGTAAAGGCCCGGCAAAGAGCCCGCGCAGCGGCCGCGCCCGGAGACTGGCTGGACCAGATACTGCACCATCATGAGCAGATCGAAGCGGCCTTCGCACAGGCGCAGGCCGCCACCGATGCGCAAAGCCGCACGCAGGCGCAGCGCAAACTCGCTGCCCTGCTGACCGGGCATTCCAGCGCCGAGGAAGCGGTAATCTACCCGCAATTGTCCAGCGGCCACAAAACGCACATGGCCATGGCCTATGAAGAACAGCAGGCGGCCAAGGTGGAGTTGGCGCTGCTCGAAACGCTTGATCCTCTCAGCCAGGACTGGCGCGAAAAACTGGAACATATTCGCGGAGCTGTCGCCCATCATGTCTATGAAGAGGAAAATGATCGCTTCCTCCACCTGAAGGAAGAATTGCCTGCCCCGGATCAGGACCGAATGACGGCGCGCTATCGCGAGGAAATGTCGCGCTACGACAGCGGACTGTAA